atgatcgatgccacaaccAGCCAGgagatcctcaattttcttgAAACCTAttcagggtacaaccaaatacggatgggcccgggtgatcaggaaaaaacctccttcatcacaAAGTATGGCACATATTTctataatgtgatgccattcggattaaaaaatgctagtgccacttatcaatgcctagtaaaacggatgttcgaggaacaaataggaaaatcaatggaagtttacattgacgacatgttgGTTAAGttcctgcgagcagaggaccatttaaaacatttgcaggaaaccgtTAGCATATTGAAGCAATAAAATATGAAGATAAACCCGGAAAAATATGTGTTTGGAGTTGGGTCGGGTAAATTCCTcgaattcatggtatccaatcagaaaatcgagattaaccccgacaaaatcaaagccatcgaagatatcatgGTCGAGGACAACGTGAAGGCCGTGTAAAAACTAACCGGATGCATAACCGCCCTGGgatgattcatttcgaggtcgtccgataagagccaccgattcttcgcactattaaagaagaagaagaacttttCATTGTCCCCGGAATGTCAACGAGTTTTGGAGGAACTCAAACGGTacttatcgagcccaccgctgcttCATACACAGAAGGCAGACGAACAACTATATTTGTACTTGGCACTTTCGGAGATAGCGGTAATTGGAGTTCTGGTCctggaagagcaaggtacgcaattccaaTTTACTATATTAGCAGGACCCTAGGtaaggccgaaactaggtaccctcacctagaaaaactggcgctcgctttgctaagcgcctctaggaagctaaaaccgtacttccagtgtcaccccatatgtgtcgtaactacttaccaGTTGAAGAACGTTATGCATAAGCCTGAGCTCTCGGGCCGGTTAGCTAAATGGGCCGTGAAAATAaatgggtacgatattgaataccGACCCCAAActgccattaagtctcaaatcttgACAGACTTTGTAGTcgactttacgccggccctaatacccgaggttgaaagagagttattaatTAACTCAGAGACCTCTTGGGGAATCTGGACCTTCTTTACGGACGACGCCTCAAACGTAAAAGGGTTCAGACTTagcatcgtattgaagccaccgACATGCAacgtagttagacaatctattaagactgtgaaattgactaacaacgaggccgaatatgaggccattaTTGCAGACcttgaactagccaaaagcttggggcaGAAGTGATCGAAACCAAGTGCGAATCCCTCCTTGTGataaaccaagttaatggaacATTCGAGGACAGAGAAGAACAAATGCAAAAATACTTGGACAAGTTGCATGTGACGTTACATCAGTTCAAAACGTATAACTTAGGACTTTGCAACACGTACCTCGATATCAAAACAGTGAGGACTTTGATATTCTCCGATCGAGTAAAAACTCGGAAGAAATCTAAAAGAACAAACAAACAATACTTAACAAACCAACAATGTAGAGCTAAGTTTGTCTTTGTTGTGCAAGAGATAAAATCTTAAAAAAGTAGGTGCATTCCAATACTTTGAGGTTTGAATGGTCAAAGATAGTGGAAAACACTATGACGCGTAGAGAAAATTGCTCACTAATAACAGGGTCTATGGTCTTTTCATTCATGTGTCTTTTAATTTAGATAGTTATCATTCTCACACAATTGTCTTTTATTATAGTGAAAAATCTTTGTATACGATCGAAATCGAGTTCGCCTATGACTTGATAGGTTAGGTTTGGAACGTGGCAACTAAGGAATGAAGATCGACCTCGAGTCCCACCCATCTAGGACCCGAGGTCGATATGCCTGTCTTTGACTAGCGGTGAGTCCGATGTCGACCTTATCCTCGAACGATCTTGGAGAGACATTGTTGGGATAACCAATAGAAGACTGAAATAACGGAATGTCGAATATCCGTAACCGATTGGATATCACAGcaggaatctcggcacgtatcaataaggaaccgaCAAATCAGCAAACcaggagatttttaccttttatagaattgtacctaaagtaagactcccctactatataaaaggggtctGATTACTTGTGAAACACACTGTAACTCGCATttcaagcaatatattattattttttgttcttattattctcTTGTCATGCTGTTATGATATCGATAAAAGTACTTTTGGCTCGAGGGCGGCTAACCTTTTAAGGCTAAGACTATTCAAcctgtgtggtttgcatttactttcccattgtttatttcaattttaatctgatttatcattttgtatcaagttagatcaCGTATTCTTAAAACCATGTACAAATCTAATTATTattcgattttgagggtaaacaatctTAATAGCTCGGTTTTTTAAGTTGTCTAAACTTTCATCTTGATGGTGAATGTTCGATTATTCCTCCTTATAATCCTCTCCTCTATTTCCAATTTCAGAAAAGGGAAAAAATGGCTTATTTTATAATTAAACCGACAACACTTTGAAGAATGCTTataagaaaattctcatttccaTTTCACTCGGACATCAAAGTTATAACACATTATAAGAAAAGGCAAAAAATGCTTTCAACCATACAAAGCAAAACTTATTCAACATATCAATTACATCTTTGAAAAGTTACCCATATCTTTCCTTTAAAGAAGAAGCTTTGAGGAAGTTAAGCACTCTGAACAAAGTAAACCAAGGATGGGCCTGAAACTTTAGTACTCAATTAATGTTCCATTCGTCAAAGTTAGTACGAACTCTTGTTAGTTAGCAATTGATATTTGAAAGTTGTTTTTGATATGACTCGTGTATATACTTGGAAttgaaaaacaaacaaacaaatactTGACAAAACCAATTTCGCCAACTGAAAATTAATATGTTCAATGAAAAAACACTTGTATGTTATATATTTGTCTATTTACAAGAAGCAAGCTAAGAGACAATATGTTCTAGCCCCTCTTAGATTAGCAAAACAAAATTGGCTAAAATATTTTTCCATGTGAAATGTGAAACATTTCGCTTAATCTCGTATTCAAGCTATGTAAGTTTGTAATTAAAGAACGTTATAACAAAGCCAAAAAAAAGAAGTAACCTAAAAATTGATATCAGAATTACTTGGTATATTTGTGGAGGAAAAGTAAAATTATATATGCATCATAAGATCAGACAGCGGTAAGGCCACCACTGTATCTTGGTCTTGTTCTGTCTAGTGatagattttcttctatggcCTTTCTCTTGTTATTATTATTGGCTTGTGATTTCTGCTGTTGATTGTGTTCTGTATTTGATTCTGTTTGTGGCTGTGGTACTTCTTCTGATGCAATTTCTATtaattcttgtttttcttctgtcACAATTTTCTCAGCTTCTTGTTGCTGGCTTTTACTTCTGGTTTTCATCATATGAGGTTTAAGTTTATTAACATCTGATAATCTCACTGGTTTCAAGAAAAATTCTTCTGCCCCTTCTTCTAAACATCTGTAaattaatacaaaaataaaaattactttcCATAACATAAAGATGATTCATTTTATACTCCAAATTAAAATCTACTCATTTCTTACCTATTGATTCTTGAAGGAACATTTTCAGATGACATAATGACCACAGGTATGTTTCTTAGAGATGAAGATTCCTGTCATAGAAAAAAGGTAAACTGTAAATTACCAAAATTAAATACAAGATCTAAATACAAAGTTAAAATAGGGTCCTAAAAAGGGTAGCTAATTCAGAAACCAAGCCACATGCTCTTTCCACATCTAATGTATAGTAGTTGGTCAAAATTCCAACTCATCCAAAAGTTTGAAAGGTAACATAAAAATCCCATGTGAGAAAAGAGCACCTTAGAGACAAAAGGATTAAATTTTCACAATGTCACAAACAACTTGATGGAGAAAATTGTGTTCTAATAAAGACCCTATATATGTGGGAGAGAGCCCCTTGGAAACAAAAAAGATTAAATTTTTACAATGCTACATACAACTTAGATATGGAAAATTATGTTCTAAACTATTCTAAGTTCAAAAATATATTATCACTTTTACTTCTATTTTAGCAAATTAAGagaaagaatttatatttttcGTTTTTACACTTATTATTAACTATTAATTCGTCAAATCATTTCCcaaaattttttaaaatactttatttaTTATGGGTAAAACTGTAAAATAAATACTTTAtctattttttcttaaaaagagTGCCCAAAGTAAAAAAATGGATAAGTAAAAATGAGTAATTTGCAAGAAAAAAATACCTTAATTTTTTTGAGCAAATCATAGCCTGTCATCCCAGGCATACAGTAATCTGTGATAATAAGATTGATTTCAGCTTCCTGATGATTGTCAAGAGAGACACAAGGC
This DNA window, taken from Nicotiana tabacum cultivar K326 chromosome 15, ASM71507v2, whole genome shotgun sequence, encodes the following:
- the LOC107762160 gene encoding two-component response regulator ARR8-like: MGMAAAESQFHVLAVDDSIIDRKLIERLLKTSSCQVTTVDSGSKALEFLGLQEDDKNHSTQPCVSLDNHQEAEINLIITDYCMPGMTGYDLLKKIKESSSLRNIPVVIMSSENVPSRINRCLEEGAEEFFLKPVRLSDVNKLKPHMMKTRSKSQQQEAEKIVTEEKQELIEIASEEVPQPQTESNTEHNQQQKSQANNNNKRKAIEENLSLDRTRPRYSGGLTAV